Below is a genomic region from Xylophilus sp. GW821-FHT01B05.
AAGGCCAGCGCCTGGAACTCGCTTTGCGCGCCGTTGCCGATCAGCGCCATGCGGCGCGCGCCCGGCCGCGCCAATGCACGCGCCGCCACCAGCGAGGTGGCGCAGGTGCGCAGCGCGGTGGCAATGGTCAGCTCAGACAGCAGCACCGGGTAGCCGGTGTCGACCTCGGCCAGCACGCCAAAGGCCATCACCGTGTACAGGCCGCGCGCGGTGTTGCTGGGGTGGCCGTTGACGTACTTGAAGGCATAGCGCTTGGCGTTGGACACCGGCATCAGCTCGATCACGCCGATGGCCGAGTGGTTGGCCACACGCACCGACTTGTCAAAGTCCGTCCAGTGCCGAAAGTCTTCCTGGATGGCGTCGGCCAGCTCGCCGATGAAGCGCGTCACGCCGATGTCCTGCACCAAGTGGGACATGGTGGGCACATCGACGAAGCGGGTCATGCTTACTTCACCGGTATCACCACGCCCGGGCCGACCTCGACCGCCGCCACCGCGTTCTGCGGCGAGCCCTCGACCACGCGGTCGGAGTAGGTCAGGTAGACCAGGGTGTTGCGCTTTTTGTCGACCATGCGCACCACGCGCAGCCGCTTGAACAGCAGCGACATGCGCTCGGAGAACACCTCTTCCTGCACCGGCAGCGGCTTGCCGACAAAGCTGATCGGGCCCACCTGGCGGCAGGCAATGGCTGCCTCGGCTTTGTCCTCTGCCACGCCCAGCGCACCTTTTACGCCACCGGTCTTGGCGCGCGAGACATAGCAGGTCACGCCCTGCACCTTGGGGTCGTCATAGGCATCGACCACGATCTTGTGGTCCGGGCCGATCAGCTTGAAGACGGTGTCGACCTCGCCAATGGTCTCGGCGCGCGCGGCGCCCAGACACAGCGGCAGAAGAAGAAAAGCCAATGCTCGGGTGTTCATGCCATGCCTTTCAAAAGTGGGGGAACAGCGGATTCGCCAGCCTGCACCGCGCCCGGTACCAGCAGCGTCACGTCGGCCGTGGCATGGGCCACGCAGGGCAGCACATAGCCTTCGCGTTTTTCGTCCACGCTCAGGCCGGGCCAGGGAATCTCGTAGCGCACGGCGCCGGCCTGCAGCAGGCAGATGCAGGCGCGGCAGGTGCCGTTGCGGCAGGAGCTGGGCAGCTCGATGCCAGCAAAGGCCGCGGCCTCCAGCAGGCTCAGCTCACCCGGCGCATCGGCGGTCCAGCCGTGCGGGGCAATGTGCAGTTGCAGGGTGTCGGATGACATGGCGCCATCATGGCACGGGCCTGCGCCTTGCGGCACCTGCGCCACCGCTCGAATCCGTGCAGGACATGGCCTTCAATCCCACGCCGCGCGCGAACGCTCGCGCACCCCGATCGGCAGGCTCGGCGCGGGCCGCGCAGCCGGCCCCGCGGCCTCGGGCGGTGGCCAGAACACCTGATCAAAATCCAGCACGTCGCGCTCGGTGATGAAGCGGGTGCGCGCCGCGTACATGTGCCGGTCGCCGCGCGCGGCCTGCTGGGTGACGTAGAAGCGGTGCGGCACCAGCAGGTGCAGGTGTTCGCGCGCGCGGGTCATGGCGACGTAGAGCAGGCGGCGCTCTTCCTCGATGTCGGCGCTGTTGCCGGTGGCCATGTCGGAGGGGATGCAGCCATCGACCACGTTGAGCACCGAGACCGAGGCCCACTCCTGCCCCTTGGCCGAGTGGATGGTGGAGAGGATCAGGTAGTCCTCGTCCAATAGCGGCACGCCGGACTGGTCGCTGCTGGACTCGGGCGGGTCCAGCGTGAGTTCTGCCAGAAAGCGCTCGCGCGAGGCATAGCCGCCGCCCAGGCGCACCAACTGCTCCAGATCGGCACGGCGCGGAGCGGCGTCGTCGTGCAGGCGTTCCAGGTGCGGCAGGTACCAGGCCAGGGCCTGTTCCAGGTCGCCGGGCCAGGCCTGTTGCTGCGGATCGCGCAGTGCCGCGTACAGCGCGGCAAAGGCGGGCCAGTCGCCGGCCAGTGCGGCCTTGGGTTTGAAGGCAGCCACAGCGGCGGCCGGATCGGTGGCGGCCTCCATCGCGTCGAGGATGCGCGTGGCGGTGGTCGGGCCCAGGCCGGGCATCAGCTGCAGCACGCGAAAGCCCGCCAGCCGGCTGCGCGGGTTTTGCACAAAGCGCAGCACGGCCAGCAGGTCTTTCACGTGTGCGGCCTCCAGAAACTTGAGGCCGCCAAATTTCACGAAGGGGATGTTGCGCCGCGCCAGTTCCAGCTCTACCGCCGCGCTGTGGTCCGACGCGCGGAACAGCACGGCTTGCGAGGTGAGCTTCAAGCCGCCTTCGCGCAGCGCCAGCGCGCGGTCGGCGACCCAGCGCGCCTGCTGTGCCTCGTCGGGCACGACCACCAGTTGACTGCGGCGCTTGCCGGGGCGATCCGTCCACAGCCGCTTGGGGTGGCCTTCGGCGGCGCGGCCGATGACGGCGTTGGACACATCAAGGATGGGCTGCAGCGAGCGGTAGTTGCGGTCCAGCGTGACGATGCGCGCGGGCGGCGTGAACTGCGCGGGGAAGTCCAGGATGTTGCGCACCGTGGCACCGCGAAAGGAGTAGATCGACTGCGCGTCGTCGCCCACCACGGTGAGGCCCCGGCCCTCGGGCTTGATGCCCAGCAGGATGGACGCCTGCAGCCGGTTGGTGTCCTGGTACTCGTCCACCAGGATGTGGTCGAAGCGCTCGGACAGCGCCTGCGCCAGCCCGGCATCGGCCGCCATGTCGGACCAGAACAGCAACAGATCGTCGTAGTCGACCACGTTCTGCTGCTGCTTGGCCTCTACATAGGCACCGAACATGCGCTTGAGCTCCACCTCCCATTCGGCGCACCAGGGGAAGGCGGTCTGCAGCACCTCGGCCAGCGGCGCGCAGGTGTTGACGCAGCGTGAGTAGATCGACAGGCAGGTGCCCTTCATGGGAAAGCGCTTGGTGCTGGACGACAGGCCTAGCCCGTGCCGCACGATGCCCATCAGGTCTTCTGCGTCGCCGCGGTCGTGGATGGTGAAGCTCTCGTCCAGGCCGATCTGCGCCGCGTATTCGCGCAGCAGCCGCGCGCCAATGCCATGGAAGGTGCCGGCCCAGGGCAGCGCAGGCGGCGCGGTGCTGTTGAGGTTCAACACCCGCGCCAGCACCTGGCCGACGCGCCGCTCCATCTCGGCCGCCGCGCGGCGCGAGAAGGTCAGCAGCAGGATGCGCTGCGGATCGGCACCGTGCAATACCAGGTTGGCCACCCGGTGCGCCAGCGCCATGGTCTTGCCCGAACCCGCACCGGCCAGCACCAGCAATGGCGCGGCCGGTGCAGCGCTGCCAGCCTCCAGGCCGTGCCAGACGGCCTCATGCTGGCGGTCATTGAGGGTGGCGAAGGCGGCCTGGGCGGCTTCGGAGAGGGGACGTTGCGTAGTCATGGGCGTGGAATGCATACTGTATATCCATCCAGACAACGCATCCAGCGCATGCCCATTCTTGTCGGTACCGCCTCCTGGACCGATCCCACGCTGATCGCCTGCGGCCGCTTCTACCCGCCCACGGTGCGCACGCCGGAGGCGCGGCTGCGGCATTACGCCGGGCAGTTCTCCATGGTCGAGGTGGATTCCAGCTACTACGCCCTGCCCTCGGCCCGCAACGCGCGGCTGTGGGCCGAGCGCACGCCGCCGGGCTTTGTGTTTGATGTGAAGGCGTTTCGCCTCTTCACCGGCCATGGCGCCATGCCGGCCGCGCTGCCGGCGGATCTGCGTGCCGCCCTACCCGACCCGGCCGCGCCGCTCAGTTACGGCGCCCTGCCGGGCGAGGTGCGCGATGAGCTGTGGCACCGCTTTCGCCAGGCGCTGCTGCCGCTGCATGGGGCGGGCAAGCTGGGTGCGGTGCTGTTTCAGTTCCCGCCCTGGGTGCAGGCCGGGCGCCGGGGCGAGGCGCTAGTGGAAGAGCGTATCGACCGCATGGCCGGCGCGCCGGTGGCGGTGGAGTTCCGCCACCGCAGCTGGTTTGAGGACGGCCAGCGCGCCCGCACGCTGGCGCTGCTGCGCGCGTTGGGCGCGGCCCACGTGGTGGTCGACAGCCCGCCGGGCTTTGCCAACAGCGTGCCCGCGGTGTGGGAAGCCACGCGCACAGACCTGGCCATGCTGCGCCTGCACGGCCGCAATGCCGCAACCTGGAATGCGCCGGCGCACCGTGCCTCATCGGGGCGCTTTCAGTACGAGTATTCAGATGCCGAGCTGGCGGCGCTGCTGCCGCAGTTGCGCCGGCTGGAGGCCTCGGTGGCGCAAATGCATGTGGTGTTCAACACTAACCACGAGGATCAGGGGCAGAACAATGCGCGGCGCCTGCTGCGCTTGAGTGAGCTCAGTCCAACGCAATGACGCGGTCACCCGCGCCCGGTATGCAGCCGTCAGCAATCGAATCCCAGCCGCGGTGCACCACCACCTGCCGGCCGTTGTGGCAGATCTCGACGCGCTCGCTATCGGGCAGGCGCTGGCGCACAAAGGCTTCCACGGTCGAGGGCAGGCTGATCTTGAGCTTGAGCGCGTAGCGGTCGTCCTCCGGGTGGTCGTCCAGGTGCAGCAGCGGCACGAAGACCGACGCCAGCATCAGCGCATGCGAGCCGACATCCACCGGCTCGGGCGCGTAGTGCGCGGCCTGCAGCCATTGCTGGGCGCGGGCGCGCAGGTCGTCGCCGCCGGGCAGGCCGCCCCAGGCCACGGCCAGCATCTCCACCACCCACTGGTTGCAGTTCTGGTAGCGCAGGCTGAACGGATAGGCGTTGGCGCTGTAGTGCGCGGCCAGCAATTGCAGCGCCTGCGCCTTGTCGAGCGCGGCCTGGCGCAATGCCTCTGCCGCGCCGGATGGCAGCCGCACGATGGAGATATAGCCCAGCGCGCTGTCGTCTATACCCATCGTGAAGCCAGCCAGGCCCTGGTCGTAGATGCGCGGGCGGCTTTCATCGCAGGCGTAGTAAAGCTGGCGCGCCGACCATGCGCCGCCCTCGGCCTGCCAGGCAATGGCGGTGTGCGAATAGCGGATGTGAAAGCGCGACAGATCCAGCCCCGAGCGGCTGATGAGCGCCGCCTCGCTGCCAGAGGCGCCAAGCTCTTCGCGCACGATGGCCGCAAAGCGCAGCGCCCGGCCTTGCTGGCCCGCCGTCAGCGGATGGCTGCGCTCGCAAAAGAAGGCGGACTGCGCATGCGCGGCGCCCGCAGCCATGCCAAGCGCCAGCACCAGGGCATGAGCAATCCTCAAAGGCTCACCGGGCGTGCCGCGAGTTCTTCGTACCAGTCGTCGGCCAGCACCAGGTAGAAGGCCTCGCGCGTGTCGCCGCGTGCGAACTCGAAGCCGTACGCGCGCCGCTGTGCATGCACCAGGTCGCCGCGGGCAATGCCCTGCTTCTCGACGATGGCGTGCGGCAGATCCAGCACGATGCGCTGCTCTGGATCGGCCGCCTGCATGGTGACGCGCGCGATGCCGGCACGGTCGGGGGCTTGCGCGACATCGGTGACGCGGTAGTCGCCCTCGGCGGTCCTGGCGCCCCCGGTCGAGCTGTCGCTGGAACCACGCAGGGAGTCAGACACGCTGCCACTGGACGCAGAACCGGCGCTGGAGGCCGACGACGTGAAAAGAGCCGCCTGCGCCTGGGCCGCAACGC
It encodes:
- a CDS encoding CreA family protein, which encodes MNTRALAFLLLPLCLGAARAETIGEVDTVFKLIGPDHKIVVDAYDDPKVQGVTCYVSRAKTGGVKGALGVAEDKAEAAIACRQVGPISFVGKPLPVQEEVFSERMSLLFKRLRVVRMVDKKRNTLVYLTYSDRVVEGSPQNAVAAVEVGPGVVIPVK
- a CDS encoding 2Fe-2S iron-sulfur cluster binding domain-containing protein, giving the protein MSSDTLQLHIAPHGWTADAPGELSLLEAAAFAGIELPSSCRNGTCRACICLLQAGAVRYEIPWPGLSVDEKREGYVLPCVAHATADVTLLVPGAVQAGESAVPPLLKGMA
- a CDS encoding ATP-dependent helicase → MTTQRPLSEAAQAAFATLNDRQHEAVWHGLEAGSAAPAAPLLVLAGAGSGKTMALAHRVANLVLHGADPQRILLLTFSRRAAAEMERRVGQVLARVLNLNSTAPPALPWAGTFHGIGARLLREYAAQIGLDESFTIHDRGDAEDLMGIVRHGLGLSSSTKRFPMKGTCLSIYSRCVNTCAPLAEVLQTAFPWCAEWEVELKRMFGAYVEAKQQQNVVDYDDLLLFWSDMAADAGLAQALSERFDHILVDEYQDTNRLQASILLGIKPEGRGLTVVGDDAQSIYSFRGATVRNILDFPAQFTPPARIVTLDRNYRSLQPILDVSNAVIGRAAEGHPKRLWTDRPGKRRSQLVVVPDEAQQARWVADRALALREGGLKLTSQAVLFRASDHSAAVELELARRNIPFVKFGGLKFLEAAHVKDLLAVLRFVQNPRSRLAGFRVLQLMPGLGPTTATRILDAMEAATDPAAAVAAFKPKAALAGDWPAFAALYAALRDPQQQAWPGDLEQALAWYLPHLERLHDDAAPRRADLEQLVRLGGGYASRERFLAELTLDPPESSSDQSGVPLLDEDYLILSTIHSAKGQEWASVSVLNVVDGCIPSDMATGNSADIEEERRLLYVAMTRAREHLHLLVPHRFYVTQQAARGDRHMYAARTRFITERDVLDFDQVFWPPPEAAGPAARPAPSLPIGVRERSRAAWD
- a CDS encoding DUF72 domain-containing protein, coding for MPILVGTASWTDPTLIACGRFYPPTVRTPEARLRHYAGQFSMVEVDSSYYALPSARNARLWAERTPPGFVFDVKAFRLFTGHGAMPAALPADLRAALPDPAAPLSYGALPGEVRDELWHRFRQALLPLHGAGKLGAVLFQFPPWVQAGRRGEALVEERIDRMAGAPVAVEFRHRSWFEDGQRARTLALLRALGAAHVVVDSPPGFANSVPAVWEATRTDLAMLRLHGRNAATWNAPAHRASSGRFQYEYSDAELAALLPQLRRLEASVAQMHVVFNTNHEDQGQNNARRLLRLSELSPTQ
- a CDS encoding DUF2145 domain-containing protein, with amino-acid sequence MAAGAAHAQSAFFCERSHPLTAGQQGRALRFAAIVREELGASGSEAALISRSGLDLSRFHIRYSHTAIAWQAEGGAWSARQLYYACDESRPRIYDQGLAGFTMGIDDSALGYISIVRLPSGAAEALRQAALDKAQALQLLAAHYSANAYPFSLRYQNCNQWVVEMLAVAWGGLPGGDDLRARAQQWLQAAHYAPEPVDVGSHALMLASVFVPLLHLDDHPEDDRYALKLKISLPSTVEAFVRQRLPDSERVEICHNGRQVVVHRGWDSIADGCIPGAGDRVIALD